In Actinoplanes derwentensis, the following proteins share a genomic window:
- a CDS encoding PrsW family intramembrane metalloprotease — protein sequence MKRRSLWSKVFLTGLGLWLLTVVVTFATGNPNLIPTLVLLGSFLVPVTFVLWAFTKRHSGEVTSELLFSTFVTGGVLGVLAASLLETYLLHPNPLFFYGVGLIEEAAKLAALAFLCRRLQHKYAVDGVILGASVGFGFAAFESAGYAFTALFTQQGLSLMTLVETELLRGVLAPVGHGLWTAILGGVLFSASGGRHYAFTKRLVVSFLGVAALHALWDGWQSIAKIITDVTRDPHLFTVLSWGGLIAVSLVGVAWLTAVRRHADREVARPLWTIQVPAGGPRQIG from the coding sequence ATGAAACGTCGTTCGTTGTGGTCGAAGGTCTTCCTGACCGGTCTGGGCCTGTGGCTGCTGACGGTGGTGGTCACGTTCGCCACCGGCAACCCCAACCTCATCCCCACTCTGGTCCTGCTCGGCAGTTTCCTGGTGCCGGTCACGTTCGTGCTGTGGGCGTTCACCAAACGCCACAGTGGTGAGGTGACCTCGGAACTGCTGTTCAGCACGTTCGTCACCGGCGGTGTGCTGGGCGTGCTCGCCGCGTCGCTGCTGGAAACGTACCTGCTGCACCCGAACCCGCTGTTCTTCTACGGCGTCGGCCTGATCGAGGAGGCCGCGAAACTCGCCGCCCTCGCCTTCCTGTGCCGTCGTCTCCAGCACAAGTACGCCGTCGACGGTGTCATCCTCGGCGCGTCCGTCGGCTTCGGGTTCGCCGCCTTCGAATCCGCCGGATACGCGTTCACCGCCCTCTTCACCCAGCAGGGCCTGTCCCTGATGACCCTGGTCGAGACGGAACTGCTGCGCGGTGTCCTCGCCCCGGTCGGCCACGGCCTGTGGACCGCGATCCTCGGCGGTGTCCTGTTCTCGGCGTCCGGCGGCCGCCACTACGCCTTCACCAAGCGCCTGGTGGTCAGCTTCCTCGGCGTCGCCGCCCTGCACGCCCTCTGGGACGGCTGGCAGAGCATCGCAAAGATCATCACCGACGTCACCCGCGACCCGCACCTGTTCACCGTCCTGTCCTGGGGTGGCCTGATCGCGGTCTCCCTGGTCGGGGTCGCGTGGCTGACCGCGGTCCGCCGGCACGCCGACCGTGAGGTGGCCCGCCCGCTCTGGACGATCCAGGTTCCGGCAGGTGGCCCGCGACAGATCGGCTGA
- a CDS encoding pyridoxal phosphate-dependent decarboxylase family protein produces the protein MLADDLAALPELLQTTRDYAVSVLKGLDERPVAVTPAPASAAPLPTDGIGTAGALAEFQQRWAPGFSGSAGPRYLGFVTGGTTPAALAGDWLTGTFDQNGSNRSGSSAAALEDETVGWLREMFGLGTAHTGAFVSGATMSNLVGLAIGREWIGQQRGVSVARQGVAALGEVPVLSGAAHSSVYKALSILGLGRDALQPVRTLPDREAADVTALAEALEALDGRPAIVVANAGTVNTVDFDDLRAILALRDRYPFWLHVDAAFGGFAALSPAHAHLVDGLAEADSVCVDLHKWLNVPYDGAVQFTRHRDLQVTVFQNAAAYLPPISGTPDFFHLTPENSRRLRALTAWFTLAAYGVSGHREIVTRAIDAAHHLGARLTTIPGVQLLAPVRLNVVCFTVPTDVTALSQAVADSGEAFLTPTVYQGKPALRAAFSNWRTTTADADRVADLIGKLLT, from the coding sequence GTGCTAGCTGATGACCTCGCCGCCCTGCCGGAACTGCTGCAGACCACCCGGGACTACGCGGTCTCCGTCCTGAAGGGCTTGGACGAACGCCCGGTCGCCGTGACACCGGCCCCCGCCTCGGCCGCCCCGCTGCCCACCGACGGCATCGGGACGGCCGGGGCGCTCGCCGAGTTCCAGCAGCGCTGGGCACCCGGCTTCTCCGGCAGCGCCGGCCCCCGCTACCTGGGTTTCGTCACCGGCGGCACCACCCCCGCGGCGCTCGCCGGTGACTGGCTGACCGGAACCTTCGACCAGAACGGCTCCAACCGTTCCGGTTCGTCGGCCGCCGCCCTGGAGGACGAGACGGTCGGCTGGCTGCGCGAGATGTTCGGCCTCGGAACCGCCCACACCGGCGCGTTCGTCAGCGGCGCCACCATGTCGAACCTGGTCGGCCTCGCGATCGGCCGGGAATGGATCGGCCAACAGCGCGGCGTCAGCGTCGCCCGCCAGGGCGTGGCCGCTCTCGGCGAGGTCCCGGTGCTGTCCGGGGCCGCCCACTCCAGCGTCTACAAGGCCCTGTCGATCCTGGGCCTGGGCCGCGACGCGCTCCAGCCGGTCCGCACACTCCCCGACCGGGAGGCAGCGGACGTGACCGCCCTGGCCGAAGCGTTGGAAGCCCTCGACGGCCGCCCCGCGATCGTGGTCGCCAACGCCGGAACGGTGAACACCGTCGACTTCGACGACCTCCGCGCCATCCTGGCCCTGCGCGACCGCTACCCGTTCTGGCTGCACGTGGACGCCGCGTTCGGCGGTTTCGCGGCCCTCTCCCCGGCCCACGCCCACCTGGTCGACGGCCTGGCCGAAGCCGACTCGGTCTGCGTCGACCTGCACAAATGGCTCAACGTCCCGTACGACGGCGCGGTCCAGTTCACCCGCCACCGCGACCTGCAGGTGACGGTCTTCCAGAACGCCGCCGCCTACCTGCCGCCGATCTCCGGCACCCCCGACTTCTTTCACCTGACCCCGGAGAACTCCCGCCGCCTCCGCGCGCTGACCGCTTGGTTCACCCTCGCCGCCTACGGCGTCTCCGGCCACCGCGAGATCGTCACCCGCGCGATCGATGCGGCCCACCATCTGGGCGCCCGCCTCACCACGATCCCCGGAGTTCAACTGCTGGCTCCGGTACGTCTCAACGTGGTCTGTTTCACCGTCCCCACTGACGTGACAGCCCTGTCCCAGGCGGTGGCCGACTCCGGCGAGGCCTTCCTGACCCCCACCGTCTACCAGGGCAAACCGGCCCTCCGCGCCGCCTTCAGCAACTGGCGAACCACCACCGCCGACGCCGACCGGGTAGCCGACCTGATCGGAAAGCTGCTCACCTGA
- a CDS encoding family 43 glycosylhydrolase, whose amino-acid sequence MSLARLRSAGAVLLLLLTIAVAVEARTAPAPARAATTFTNPVAPAPYGADPWVGYYSGYYYLAATTWNNQIVIKRATSVAALPGATETVVYTGTATASCCNVWAPSLHRLNGPNGYRWYFYYSAGTAACCDGQRSFVLESSGDSPLGPYTFKGQLNVQANNGWAIDGSVATINGTNYFLYSSWVGDLQSLFIAPMSNPWTVSAYGTRISYPTYDWEKVGGNTDEGPYVLQRNGKTFLTFSASSCNTPDYKIGMLTLTGTNPLAASAWTKKSTPIFQRSDTNSVYGPGHHSFFTSPDGTETWMAYHANETTAQGCGATRTTRLKKVNFNSDDTPNLGTPDKLSTSLTAPSGDPGGTVSFPVAGTKYRLVNQASGKVLDAANCGTANGTAVQQWTSLGNACQQWTFTKTTSNYYRITNANSGTVLDSVNCGTANGTALDLWASLGNTCQEWSVTPISGGYLIANRGNGLVLDVTNCGTADGVAVRQWTSLGNTCQQWTITA is encoded by the coding sequence ATGTCTCTCGCCCGTCTCCGATCAGCCGGAGCCGTCCTGCTCCTGCTTCTCACGATCGCCGTCGCCGTGGAGGCCCGCACCGCCCCGGCCCCCGCCCGCGCCGCGACCACCTTCACCAACCCGGTCGCGCCCGCGCCGTACGGCGCCGACCCGTGGGTGGGCTACTACAGCGGCTACTACTACCTGGCCGCGACGACCTGGAACAACCAGATCGTGATCAAGCGGGCGACCTCGGTGGCCGCACTCCCCGGCGCCACCGAGACCGTCGTCTACACCGGCACCGCGACCGCCAGCTGCTGCAACGTGTGGGCGCCGTCGCTGCACCGGCTCAACGGGCCGAACGGCTACCGCTGGTACTTCTACTACTCGGCCGGCACCGCCGCCTGCTGCGACGGGCAGCGCTCGTTCGTGCTGGAGAGCTCCGGCGACAGCCCGCTCGGGCCGTACACGTTCAAGGGCCAGCTCAACGTGCAGGCGAACAACGGCTGGGCCATCGACGGCAGTGTCGCCACCATCAACGGGACGAACTACTTCCTCTACTCGTCCTGGGTCGGTGACCTGCAGAGCCTGTTCATCGCGCCGATGAGCAACCCGTGGACGGTCTCCGCCTACGGCACACGGATCTCCTATCCCACGTACGACTGGGAGAAGGTCGGTGGAAACACCGACGAGGGACCGTATGTGCTGCAGCGCAACGGCAAGACCTTCCTCACGTTCTCGGCCAGCTCCTGCAACACCCCCGACTACAAGATCGGCATGTTGACGCTGACCGGCACCAACCCGCTGGCCGCGTCCGCCTGGACCAAGAAGTCCACCCCGATCTTCCAGCGCTCCGACACCAACAGCGTCTACGGCCCTGGCCACCACTCGTTCTTCACGTCACCGGACGGCACCGAGACGTGGATGGCCTACCACGCCAACGAGACGACCGCCCAGGGCTGCGGCGCCACCCGCACCACACGGCTCAAGAAGGTCAACTTCAACAGCGACGACACCCCCAATCTGGGTACGCCGGACAAGCTCTCGACCTCGTTGACGGCCCCGTCCGGTGACCCCGGTGGCACGGTCTCGTTCCCGGTGGCCGGCACGAAGTACCGCCTCGTCAACCAGGCCAGCGGCAAAGTCCTGGACGCGGCGAACTGCGGAACCGCCAACGGCACCGCCGTCCAGCAGTGGACGTCCCTCGGTAACGCCTGCCAGCAGTGGACGTTCACGAAGACGACGAGCAACTACTACCGGATCACCAACGCCAACAGCGGAACCGTCCTCGACTCGGTCAACTGCGGAACCGCCAACGGCACCGCCCTGGACCTGTGGGCGTCCCTGGGCAACACCTGCCAGGAGTGGAGCGTCACCCCGATCAGCGGCGGCTACCTGATCGCCAACCGAGGCAACGGCCTGGTCCTGGACGTGACGAACTGCGGCACCGCCGACGGGGTCGCGGTCCGCCAGTGGACGTCCCTGGGCAACACCTGCCAGCAGTGGACCATCACGGCCTGA
- a CDS encoding MinD/ParA family ATP-binding protein, translating to MSEYTDPIWSDENPVVTNNSTRKAAARPAPAPSPRTAPPPRPENPAAVPTLDDLLADRPAPPTGPAKTGWRATVRRATGGLVAPGPGPAEMRHRLAIQSVQRSLRGPKTVVVVNPKGGAHKTTATLLLSATFGVHRGGYVLAWDNNETRGTLGWRAAPARHVNTAVDLLADLDRFDEVRSARVGDLDNYVRSQGDAQFDVLASDENAASAASIDADAFRRLHRTLSRFYRILCIDTGNNMRASNWEAAIDIADQLVIVSTIREDTSQSAAWLADALRANGRETLVENAVTVLAAPTRTPDPALRDRLHRHFGKLTRAVLDVPHDQALVAGGPVSFDALTPASRTAWLQVTAAIADGL from the coding sequence ACGAACCGCCCCGCCCCCGCGACCGGAGAACCCGGCCGCCGTGCCCACGCTGGACGACCTGCTCGCCGACCGGCCGGCTCCCCCGACCGGCCCGGCCAAGACCGGCTGGCGGGCCACCGTCCGGCGCGCCACCGGCGGACTCGTCGCCCCCGGTCCCGGTCCGGCCGAGATGCGTCACCGCCTGGCCATCCAGTCCGTCCAGCGCAGCCTCCGCGGCCCCAAGACGGTGGTCGTCGTCAACCCCAAGGGTGGCGCCCACAAGACCACCGCCACCCTGCTGCTGTCCGCCACGTTCGGCGTACATCGCGGCGGCTATGTGCTGGCCTGGGACAACAACGAGACCCGCGGCACCCTCGGCTGGCGCGCCGCCCCCGCCCGGCACGTCAACACCGCCGTCGACCTGCTGGCCGATCTCGACCGCTTCGACGAGGTCCGCAGCGCCCGCGTCGGCGACCTCGACAACTACGTCCGCAGCCAGGGCGACGCGCAGTTCGACGTGCTGGCCAGCGACGAGAACGCCGCCAGTGCCGCCAGCATCGACGCCGACGCCTTCCGCCGCCTGCACCGCACCCTCAGCCGGTTCTACCGCATCCTGTGCATCGACACCGGCAACAACATGCGCGCGTCCAACTGGGAGGCCGCCATCGACATCGCCGACCAGCTCGTCATCGTCTCCACCATCCGCGAGGACACCTCACAGAGCGCGGCATGGCTGGCCGACGCCCTACGCGCCAACGGCCGGGAGACCCTGGTCGAGAACGCCGTCACCGTCCTGGCCGCCCCCACCCGCACACCCGACCCGGCTCTGCGCGATCGGTTGCACCGGCACTTCGGCAAACTCACCCGAGCCGTCCTCGACGTGCCCCACGACCAGGCCCTCGTCGCCGGTGGGCCGGTCTCCTTCGACGCGCTCACCCCTGCCAGCCGCACCGCCTGGCTCCAGGTGACCGCCGCCATCGCCGACGGACTCTGA